The Bartonella australis AUST/NH1 genome contains the following window.
ATTTTGGTTATATTCAATGACAGACCCCGCCAGAGTAAAACGTTTTTTTTCAAAATGTTCCAGACACAATCTTTGATTAAGGGCCCTTAATTTTTTATGCGACAGCAAATAAGGGCTTCCCCCCATTAGCACGGCAAACAACCCAACGATAAAGGGGAAATCTGGATGTTGTGATAAGAAAGGCGCCGGCTTTCCAATAAAACATCGCCCATACTCAACAGCAATATCCAATGCTAAAATCAAATCGGCGATTTTCTGGGTTTGTAGGCGACGTTTTAGCGCCGCGTGGTTAACTTTTTTAGCAAGAATAGTCAGTTTTTCTGAGTGCATGGAACGGCGCACACGCGCACGTTCAAAGTTAAGGTTCTCATTTGTTGGATCATCAATCCACGTTTCTCCCCGAAAACGTAAATAATCGCGCAATATCTCGCGCTCTATGCCGAGGAGTGGGCGAATTAACCGGACCTGTTGACGCAACAAAGCCTCGCGCGGGATACATGATAAACCGCGTTCATATACCAATTCATCGCTGTTTTTTGGCGTGCCATTTGTCACGCTTTTGGTCTCAATTTCTGTGCAAGCATTACTCCCTTTTTCTTGCTGAAAAAGACTTATATTCTCTCGGATATGCTGGCTGTGCGTTTGATAAGTTTCATCCTTTTTTTGTTGCAAAATATTCACAGTTTTTGAAATACGCTGACTACGCATTTGGTAAGTCTCGACTTGATCATTCAGTGTATGCCCTGTCATGATCAGAGTCGCGCCTTGTTTTTGAGCTTCATCAAACAGCAAATTATAGCGCGCGATGCGCGATTTTTCGGAGATATTGGTCTTTGGTTTTTCGCCTTCCCACCGCACAATAATATGTTTAATCTGGTAGATACGACAAATTTCCGAAACGCTTTTTGCCTCGTGTGCTGACTCTTTACGCAATTGGTGATCAATCGTCACAACGATCATTTCAGGGGGAGAAGGCAATGTTTTTAAATAATCCCGGACCAAAAATAACAAAGCCAGCGAATCCCCTCCTCCAGAAACTGCAAGGATCAGTCTTCGACAAGTGGCAAAGTCGGATTTTTTAAAAAGATTTTCTGCCAACTGAACAAACACTGGAAATGATTTTCTCCTGTCCAAACATTTACACTGATTGCACTGTGATAGCCTCACAATAATTGCATTTTAGGACGTCGCAAGCAATCATATTTCAACGTTTTACGCCACCAGTATATCCATGAAGGAGATGCAAAGTGCCCTGTTATAGCTGTGCTTGCCCCTCATAAAGACGGCCTTCCCGATCAGCCGGGCACCCAACAGCAGAACACCCTCTAGCTATTTTATTCAAGGCCACAACTTGCGATAAAACCCCGCCCCTCGTTACAAGACTTTATTCTCATAAAATCCTTTCAACTAAAAGTGCCCTACCATCCACAGAATTTTGTCGACAACGCCCCCGAAAAGCCTTTTTAGTTTAAAATATAATGGGGAAAAATAAAACTATATTTTTTTCGCACAATAGGCCGCTGTCAGCGCTCTCGCTGATAATTTGAGCAAATAGACAAAAATTCGGGCAAAAAATTAAAACTTGCCACAAAAAGCGGAATTTAAAATGCTCATTACTTTATTTTACCTACGGGTGCGTTTTTTGCCCCTCAGTAAATTTGATTAATGAGTCAGGTACCTTTCATGCCTATTTTTAATCATTGGTTCCAGTGCTTACTGTTGTGACAGCCCGCCGGTTTTGGTTCCAACATGAAAGAGCATTGCAGATCGCCACGGGTCTTTCTTTTCCGTAGGAAATTGTCCGCATCCGCTGTGCAGAAACACCTAAAGAAACTAGATAATCACGCACTGCAACAGCACGGCGCTGCCCAAGAGCTAAATTATATTCGCGTGTACCCCGTTCATCAGCGTGGCCTTCGATAGTAACAAAATAACGAGGATAACGAAGCAACCATTCTGCTTGACGCATTAAAATTCGCTGAGCGTCCGGCTCAATAGAAGAAGAGTCAAGTTCAAAGAAAACGCGATCTCCAACATTGACCATAAATTCCTGCTTTGAACCCGATGATGCAGCACCGTATCCGGCATCAAAATAATCCCCCATACCCGCGGTGCCGGTATTTTTTTTAGCGCACCCAACTGCGGTCAATAAAACAAAAAGTAAGGTTATAAATGGATGACGGATAATATTTTGGATAGGGCCCACGTGCCAATTCTCCTGTCGTTTAGAACCAAAATTAAATAGCGCAATTTTTTAGCAGCTCTTTAAAAACGATTATAGTTAATATAGAGCTTTTTTCCTTGTTTATTCCCTATTTTTTGCATCCCCAAGGTGCCTCTTCTCCGCATTTTTACCCTGCAGGAAACTTCACGAGGCCAGCTTAAGAGCTTAAACCAACCTTGTATTATAGATCATTTTGAAACTCTCAGAGATATCCACTTGGCAAAAGCCCCGCCGGTATCTAAGCTTCTCGCCGTGCTTTGTCCTGCTTCACCATCATTAAAAACGCAATTCTCCACGGCCCATGCGGGAAGCAAAGTCGCCCCCGCCCTGCTCATACAGGTCCCTGTCCTCATAAATCACCTTGAGGTTCTTTTTGAAGAGCATTCAGCTTGGCAAAAACCTTGCTGGCGTCTAAATTTTCATCGGTAATTTGCTTAGCTTCGCCCTCGTCAAAGACGCCATTTTCTGTAACCGACGCAGGAAGTAAAGTCCCGTCCCCTTCAGCTGGCACAGGGCGGTTTTTTGCCGCGCGATGGAGTTCAATATCTAAATCGATTTGTGAACACAGGCCCAGCCCCACGGGATCTAAGGGAGCTAAATTAGCACTATTCCAATGTGTCCGGTGGCGAATTTGCTCAATGGTTGCTTTTGTTGTCCCGATTAACCGTGCAATTTGTGCATCTTTCAATTCAGGGTGATTCAACACCAACCATAATGTACCATTCGGGCGATCTTGACGCCGGGAGAGAGGGATATAGCGCGCACCCTTTCGTTTTTTTTCAGGGATATGCACTTTTGATTGAGAAATTTTTAAGCGCACTGTTTGATCTGCCTCAGCGCGCGCGATCTCGCTGCGTGTTAATTGCCCGGAACTAATTGGATCAAGTCCTTTAATACCGTGGGCGGCTTCACCGTCAGCAATGGCTTTCACTTCTAACACATGCAATTTACAAAATTCCGCAATCTGATCGAAAGAAAGCGCTGTATTATCAACCAGCCAGACCGCTGTTGCTTTTGGCATCAAAAGTTGTGCTGCCATTTTTATAATATCCTCTTATTCGCCTCTTTATCGAGGCAGGTTACCGCCCGCTCTAAGGCCATTTATCTTCCAGAGCCCTAGAGTCTTTTGTTTCCTAAACCGCCAACCGCCCCCGCTCCGCTTTAACTGAACGGGACACAGAAGAAACCGTCTCTACTATGAAATCACGCTTTTTGATAGTTTATAGCGCGATTTTCAAGTCACTACAAGATACACCTATCCTGTGATGATTACTACGAGAATATCTTTACCTTTGACGCGAATTTTCTTATAAAGATTTTATCGGGTCTATTCACCTTACGCTGTGGTACATTTCGTTAACCTAAAGAGGCGTCTGGTCATCCAAACTGAAAGGTAAGCCATGGCAGGCCATTCACAATTTAAAAATATTATGCACCGTAAAGGGCGCCAAGATGCAGTGCGTTCGAAGATATTTTCTAAGCTCGCGCGCGAAATCACGGTTGCAGCGAAGCAAGGCTCTCCTGATCCGGCAATGAATCCGCGTTTAAGGCTCGCTGTGCAAAACGCCAAAGCGCAATCGATGCCCAAGGACAATATCGAACGCGCCATTAAGAAAGCTTCAGGCGGTGATGTGGAGCATTATGATGAGGTACGCTACGAAGGTTACGGCCCAGGAGGCGTCGCGATTATTGTTGAAGCATTGACTGATAACCGCAACCGCACAGCCTCTAATGTGCGCGCGGCCTTTACAAAATCGGGTGGTGCTTTAGGGGAAACGGGTTCGGTGGGTTTTATGTTTAACCGAATCGGTGAAATTATTTATAAGCCCGAAGCAGGCACTGCGGATAGCATTATGGACGCCGCGATTGAAGCAGGTGCCGAGGATGTCCAATCCGAAGAAACAGGCCACCACATTATTTGTGCTTTTGAAGATATTGGCGAAGTTTCGAAAATTCTTGAAGACACTCTTGGCGAAGCGGAATCGATTAATACTGTTTGGAAAGCAACCACCCTTGCACCGGTGGATGAAGAAAAAGCACTATCAATTTTGCGCCTTATTGCAACGTTAGAAGAAGATGATGATGTGCAAAATGTTTATGCTAATTTTGATGTCAGTGACGAAATTTTAGCAAAACTTTCTGCATAACCGCGACCGGCTGCGTTATAATATGCACCTATAGTCTTCCGGGTATTTTTAACCGGGAGCGTCTAAACCTCTCTGTTAGAGACAAAAAGCGGATAAGTTTGTTTTGCCCAGCGGGCGTATATTGAGCAAACAAAATACAGCTAAAATTGTCCACGAGGACGCGAATATGACGCTCTTCGGGCCACTACTTCCCCGTTGTTGCGGTGCGGATAGCTTCTTCTCAAGCGGTTACACTGTTACGGTAATTATGTTACCGTAACACCACTCTCATAGCCGCATTGCACGATTAACTTCTTGTGCCGGTTCAGTTTTTCACAGATTGGGATACGGCTTCAAATATATGCCTGCACAAGCTCACAGGCCCTGCCTAGGCAATGGAGCACACCCAAGGCCGCTGTTTGAGACAGCGGATCTAATCAGCAAAATTTTAGATGCCGAGATTACCAAAGCGATTTCTGAATTTGGAAACACGCCCGCCACGATCGACCAATGTCTGAGAACCGCCTATCCACGCTGGGTGGGTTCTTGGATCAATATCTAAGCTAAGAGTATCCCCCTCTTTTCCCCATGTTGAACGGGTCGCATAGTGGGTTCCGTCAGTCATAACGACTTTAATCATATGATAATCGGGATGAATATTTGCCTTCATACGGAAAACCCTCTATTTTCAAACAATGAAACACCCCTTTGACTGTATTTTAAGCGCGTTCTCTATTGTTTTTTTGATAAACTGATCGTACTATGGCCGCGTTATAGCTGAATGTGCATTAAAAAACAAGTGTCCAAGAAGCGTAGCCCTGGGGGGAATAAAACGACCAGACGGGCATCGTTAAGCAATCAAGTTGAATTATCATAAAATGAATAAAAAACATCTTATAAAGCCGCTGAGCTCTTCCGTGAAATCCAAAGAGAGGCGCGACAGGAAGCGTTCTGTGTCTTTGCTTTCAAGTTTTAAGCCTTACATTATCCGCTACCGTTGGCTTATCGTTGTCGCTTTTTTGTCCTTGCTTGTCGCGGCCTTTGTCACGCTGGCTTTACCTGTCGCCATTCGCCAAATGCTTGATCACGGTTTTACAGTTTCAAATCACGGAAAAATCAATTTTTATTTTGGTGTTTTGTTTTTTCTAGCGCTGCTTTTAGCGCTTGCTTCAGCCACCCGCTATTATTGCGTTATCACATTAGGTGAACAAGTAGTTGCTGATTTACGGCGTGATGTTTTCGCACATATCATGAAATTTTCACCGGCATTTTTCGATCATTCTCATTCTGGCGAAATTGCTTCACGGCTTTTGACAGACACGACCCAGATAAAATTAGCCATAGGATCAACAGCTTCTATCGCTTTGCGTCACCTGATTGTGGTGGTCGGTTCCATTGTGATGATGGTCATCACAAACGCTAAATTATCCGCGCTTGCCTTGCTTGCCATCCCTGTTGTATCTATTCCACTGATTATCTTTGGGCGTAAAGTCCGCTCACGCACACGCTCTGCACAAGATCGTCTAGCCGACGCAAATGCCCTAGCAACCGAACAGATAAGCGCTATTCGCACTGTGCAAGCTTTTACTGCTGAAAAATTTATTTCTGCACGCTTTTCAGATCTAGTTGAACGTGCATTTCAAACGGCGCGCGCCTCCGTTATTCTGCGCTCTTTTTTCACAGGCTTTGCAATTTTCTTGGTGTTTAGCAGCGTCGTTGCAATTTTGTGGATCGGATCACACGATGTTTTGAAGGGCACAATGTCCGGCGGTACATTAGGTCAATTCGTCCTATACGCAGTTTTTGGAGCAGCAACTTTTGCACAATTATCAGAAGTTGGCGCAGAATTAGTGCAAGCAGCAGGTGCAGCTGAACGGCTTGCTGAATTATTGCAAGAAAAGCCTTTTATTTCATCGCCAAAGCTTCCTTTACCATTAGCACAGCCTGTCCAAGGAGCGATTACTTTTGAGCAAGTTGATTTTACTTATGCTTCTAGACAACAAGAAAAGATTTTGCACAATCTTTCTTTCTCTGTCAAAGCTGGTGAAACAGTTGCTTTTGTTGGCGCTTCAGGTGCAGGAAAGAGTACTATTTTTTCTCTCATTCTCCGCTTTTACGACCCCATGAGTGGCCATATCCTGTTTGATGGTGTTGATATTAACCGCCTTTCCCTTCACGATTTACGCCGCTCAATTGCGTATGTCCCGCAAGATGTTGCTATTTTTGACGGCACATTACGCGACAATATTGCCTTTGGCGCCGAAAATGCCAGTCAAACAGAAATTGAAGCAGCAGCCCAAACAGCCAACGCGCTTGAATTTATCGAAGCGTTGCCAGACGGCTTTAACACTCAAGTTGGAGAACGCGGTATCATGCTCTCTGGTGGGCAAAGACAGCGCATTGGTCTTGCGCGAGCAATTTTGAGAAATGCGCCCTTATTGCTTCTGGATGAAGCGACATCGGCCTTAGATGCTCAAAGTGAAAATCTCGTGCAAAAAGCTTTAGATGGGATTATGCAAAATCGCACAACGTTGGTTATTGCGCACCGTTTGGCGACAGTTTTAAAAGCAGATCGCATTCTCGTGATGGATGGAGGTTCTCTGGTTGAAGAAGGGACCCACGCAGAACTCATCGCACAAAATGGGCTTTATGCGCGTTTAGCCAAACTGCAATTTTCACAAAAATGAGGTCCTCTCCAGCGTTATTAACGGCTTAAATTGCCACAGCGCTGGCATATCCTCGGCGCATTAATATCTCTAAATCACTAATGTACTGAGAGCGCCAACATCTCTCGATGCATCATTGAACCAAATGACGTGTAACGCTCGTTATTTTTGCTGTCTTAAACAGTTTTTTTGAGAGTTTTTCTTAATTCAGCGTGAATCAATTCATTACCGGCGATGATATTTTTTTTACCAAAAATATCATTTCCTCCTTCTCTATCAGTGACAAAACCACCTGCTTCGCGAAGCATCAATATTCCAGCTGCCATATCCCAAATTTGAAGATCATTTCCCCACAATCCATCAGCTCTTCCAGCCGCAACATAAGCCAAGTCGAGAGCCGCTGCCCCTAAACAGCGAACACCAGCAACCTCTGCCATAATATTGCGCAACTCAATGAGATATTGCCCATGATTTGAGTGTCCTAAATAAGGCGCTTCAGTTACAATGACGCAATCTATCAATTTCCGCCGTGCGGCCACGCGGCAGCGCCGGTCATTAAAGAAGGCACCTTTTCCACGCTCGGCGGTAAAGAGCTCATCGGCAACGGGATTATAAATCACACCAGCAACGATCTGTCCTTGACGCTCTAAGGCGACAGAAACAGCGAAAAAAGGAATGCCGTGCAAAAAATTTGTTGTTCCATCTAAAGGATCAATAATGAAACGATGCTGAGAATCTTCACCAATAATTTCTCCAGATTCTTCTGTTAGAAAGCTAAATTTTGGCCGTGCTTTGACCAATTCAGAGAGAATAATTTTTTCTGCTTTACGATCCGCTTGGCTGACGTAATTTGCTGGGCCTTTCAATGATACTTGCAAATTTTGGACCTCGCCATAATCGCGCACTAAGGACCGCCCGGCCTTAATGGCGGCTTGAACCATAACATTCATAATTGCAGAATGGGCCATATTTTATCCTTTTTCATTTGCGCGACGCAAATAAATCAATTCATTAGTATCAACAATAATACGTTCGCCAGCATTCATGAAAGGCGGCACGAGGATACGGATACCATTATCGAGAATGGCAGGTTTATAAGATGATGTAACAGTTTGCCCTTTAATGGCAGGATCAGCCTCAGCAATGGTTACAACGACTTGATCTGGAAGCGATATACCAATCGGTTTTTCTTGATAAAGCTCAACGGTCACAGTCATGCCGTCTTGCAAGAAAGCGGCACGATCGCCGACAAAATCTTTTTGCAACTCAAGCTGTTCATAAGAATGCGAATCCATAAAAACCAGAACATCACCTTGTTGATAAAGGAAAGTAAAGTCCTTTTGTTCAAGTCGGACTCTTTCAACGGTCTCGGCGGCACGAAATCGTTCATTAAGTTTCGTACCATCGATCACATTTTTCATTTCAACCTGATTAAAGGCCCCCCCTTTCCCTGGTTTTACGGCATTACATTTAACAGCTACCCACAAGCCCCCTTGATGTTCAATCACATTTCCAGGCCGAATTTCATTACCATTAATCTTCATAGTCTACACCCACTTTTATCTCTGCAAAAGAGAACTCTACATCCTTATTTTTCATCTTTTTAGAGAAAAATTTTCTAATCTTTCTATAAAAGGAGTCGCATGCGCCTTAATCTTTCAGTTTTCTGTAAGACTATAAAAGGACCTCAAACACAAGCTCCTTAAAAACTTCAGGCCACCATATAGCTTAGCGTATCGGCTCTCTGCAAGACTATAAAAGCATCCTCGCTGCGCGCGCTTTGAAAATTTTTCCGAAACTTAACATAGACGGATTAATACGCTCAAAAAGAACGCAACCTTTTTTGATGAGGGCACCTTTTAGTGAGCAGATATGAATCGTCGCGCTTTCTCACGCGCTTCCTTCAATTGAGTTTCGCCCATCCCTTCCAACATCGTTTCAAGATCCTGGGCCTGTGCTTTTGCCCGCTTTGCAACCATATACCAAGCAGCCGCCATTACGGTATCACCTGTTGTTCCGATCCCATCACGATAAAGTCTTGCCAAAGCGATTTGTGCTGGCACAACCATTTTAATTGCATTATCAGAGAGTAAATAAAAAGCGCGGTGAAAATCGGTATCTCCTCCACGGCCTTGAACAAGCCATTGGGACAAAATGATTTGCGCCATTACATTGTTATTATCAGCTGCCATTTCGATCAATTTTCGTGCGTTATCGTAATCTTTGGGCATTGTTAAAGTTCCCGAAGCAAGAATTTTTGCTGCCGCGAAAGCGGCCTCAGAATCTCCAAGAGCTGCACCTTTCAAGAACCAGACTAAAGCCTGATCCATGGCTTCACTTTCGATATTTTGCGAAGAAACCCCTGCGAGCTCCCGCTCTTTCTGTAAAGCTTTATGAAGGAGCAGCTCCCCATAATAAAATTGAGCTTCTTTAACGCCAGCTTCAGCGGCTTTTCGAATAAACTCTTCCGCTCGTTTTTGATCCTTTGTTACAAAATCACCGTTAAACAACATAAGCCCGTAGCGCAGTTGTGCTTGTGGTTCGCCTTGTTCCGCCGCACGCTGAAACCAAAAAGCCGCACACTCCCCGTTCATT
Protein-coding sequences here:
- the tilS gene encoding tRNA lysidine(34) synthetase TilS; the protein is MFVQLAENLFKKSDFATCRRLILAVSGGGDSLALLFLVRDYLKTLPSPPEMIVVTIDHQLRKESAHEAKSVSEICRIYQIKHIIVRWEGEKPKTNISEKSRIARYNLLFDEAQKQGATLIMTGHTLNDQVETYQMRSQRISKTVNILQQKKDETYQTHSQHIRENISLFQQEKGSNACTEIETKSVTNGTPKNSDELVYERGLSCIPREALLRQQVRLIRPLLGIEREILRDYLRFRGETWIDDPTNENLNFERARVRRSMHSEKLTILAKKVNHAALKRRLQTQKIADLILALDIAVEYGRCFIGKPAPFLSQHPDFPFIVGLFAVLMGGSPYLLSHKKLRALNQRLCLEHFEKKRFTLAGSVIEYNQNGITFWREARNIKETVVEPGKTFVWDGRYQISNHGEESIKVGTANLSQLKGYLDNGITLDNGTMEPKRPHFPSLQSLLMISNDKMTDIPELTYPSPFMTSNNKIIDHSQSINPFHPQYKITIRRIMAPFNWLLSREDAAIVSVVGPFFNIEWKR
- the pal gene encoding peptidoglycan-associated lipoprotein Pal translates to MGPIQNIIRHPFITLLFVLLTAVGCAKKNTGTAGMGDYFDAGYGAASSGSKQEFMVNVGDRVFFELDSSSIEPDAQRILMRQAEWLLRYPRYFVTIEGHADERGTREYNLALGQRRAVAVRDYLVSLGVSAQRMRTISYGKERPVAICNALSCWNQNRRAVTTVSTGTND
- a CDS encoding DUF1013 domain-containing protein translates to MAAQLLMPKATAVWLVDNTALSFDQIAEFCKLHVLEVKAIADGEAAHGIKGLDPISSGQLTRSEIARAEADQTVRLKISQSKVHIPEKKRKGARYIPLSRRQDRPNGTLWLVLNHPELKDAQIARLIGTTKATIEQIRHRTHWNSANLAPLDPVGLGLCSQIDLDIELHRAAKNRPVPAEGDGTLLPASVTENGVFDEGEAKQITDENLDASKVFAKLNALQKEPQGDL
- a CDS encoding YebC/PmpR family DNA-binding transcriptional regulator, coding for MAGHSQFKNIMHRKGRQDAVRSKIFSKLAREITVAAKQGSPDPAMNPRLRLAVQNAKAQSMPKDNIERAIKKASGGDVEHYDEVRYEGYGPGGVAIIVEALTDNRNRTASNVRAAFTKSGGALGETGSVGFMFNRIGEIIYKPEAGTADSIMDAAIEAGAEDVQSEETGHHIICAFEDIGEVSKILEDTLGEAESINTVWKATTLAPVDEEKALSILRLIATLEEDDDVQNVYANFDVSDEILAKLSA
- the rpmE gene encoding 50S ribosomal protein L31, with product MKANIHPDYHMIKVVMTDGTHYATRSTWGKEGDTLSLDIDPRTHPAWIGGSQTLVDRGGRVSKFRNRFGNLGI
- a CDS encoding ABC transporter transmembrane domain-containing protein; the encoded protein is MNKKHLIKPLSSSVKSKERRDRKRSVSLLSSFKPYIIRYRWLIVVAFLSLLVAAFVTLALPVAIRQMLDHGFTVSNHGKINFYFGVLFFLALLLALASATRYYCVITLGEQVVADLRRDVFAHIMKFSPAFFDHSHSGEIASRLLTDTTQIKLAIGSTASIALRHLIVVVGSIVMMVITNAKLSALALLAIPVVSIPLIIFGRKVRSRTRSAQDRLADANALATEQISAIRTVQAFTAEKFISARFSDLVERAFQTARASVILRSFFTGFAIFLVFSSVVAILWIGSHDVLKGTMSGGTLGQFVLYAVFGAATFAQLSEVGAELVQAAGAAERLAELLQEKPFISSPKLPLPLAQPVQGAITFEQVDFTYASRQQEKILHNLSFSVKAGETVAFVGASGAGKSTIFSLILRFYDPMSGHILFDGVDINRLSLHDLRRSIAYVPQDVAIFDGTLRDNIAFGAENASQTEIEAAAQTANALEFIEALPDGFNTQVGERGIMLSGGQRQRIGLARAILRNAPLLLLDEATSALDAQSENLVQKALDGIMQNRTTLVIAHRLATVLKADRILVMDGGSLVEEGTHAELIAQNGLYARLAKLQFSQK
- a CDS encoding inositol monophosphatase family protein, with the protein product MAHSAIMNVMVQAAIKAGRSLVRDYGEVQNLQVSLKGPANYVSQADRKAEKIILSELVKARPKFSFLTEESGEIIGEDSQHRFIIDPLDGTTNFLHGIPFFAVSVALERQGQIVAGVIYNPVADELFTAERGKGAFFNDRRCRVAARRKLIDCVIVTEAPYLGHSNHGQYLIELRNIMAEVAGVRCLGAAALDLAYVAAGRADGLWGNDLQIWDMAAGILMLREAGGFVTDREGGNDIFGKKNIIAGNELIHAELRKTLKKTV
- the efp gene encoding elongation factor P — protein: MKINGNEIRPGNVIEHQGGLWVAVKCNAVKPGKGGAFNQVEMKNVIDGTKLNERFRAAETVERVRLEQKDFTFLYQQGDVLVFMDSHSYEQLELQKDFVGDRAAFLQDGMTVTVELYQEKPIGISLPDQVVVTIAEADPAIKGQTVTSSYKPAILDNGIRILVPPFMNAGERIIVDTNELIYLRRANEKG
- a CDS encoding tetratricopeptide repeat protein; the encoded protein is MVKRVIYALALMTIWSSTVAANQIEAADEASDASKCTVRAVQDFVKNEKVRKSFHVLEAGQYDEAYDYYVRGRYLRAFYTALERAELNDPIAQTLVARIYVEGYAVPMNGECAAFWFQRAAEQGEPQAQLRYGLMLFNGDFVTKDQKRAEEFIRKAAEAGVKEAQFYYGELLLHKALQKERELAGVSSQNIESEAMDQALVWFLKGAALGDSEAAFAAAKILASGTLTMPKDYDNARKLIEMAADNNNVMAQIILSQWLVQGRGGDTDFHRAFYLLSDNAIKMVVPAQIALARLYRDGIGTTGDTVMAAAWYMVAKRAKAQAQDLETMLEGMGETQLKEAREKARRFISAH